The Polyodon spathula isolate WHYD16114869_AA chromosome 10, ASM1765450v1, whole genome shotgun sequence genome contains the following window.
acacacacacacacacacacacacacacacacacacacacacacacacacattttcacgtGTTTGATTGGCCTGCCCAATTAGAGGGAAAGTATGCATCAATTTACCTTACAGGGTAAACCCTATCCTTGTCAAAACCTacacaatacattttgtaatccTAGAGAGGCTAGCTTCTAAATAGTAACTGGGACCAGTCACCATGTCACAAGTCTATTGGTACTGAATATGACACCATTGTGTAAATGGTCAAAATAGTCAAATTTGAATATCTGTCCATCAGGGGGTGCTAAAAGCTagttaaaatactgttatttaagtgtgtttatttttccattatatTGTGATTTCTAGGAGCAATGGGGCTGGGAGCTTTCATCATTTTCCATAAAGCTTATCTGATGTAAATGCATTTAAGAGAAAAAGGCAGCATAATTgaggtacatatttaaaaaaatgtgctgttCAAGCAAAATAGTTGTATAAATGCTTTCCATGAAAATTGACTTCAGTTGTCTTTTGAATAATGAAATGCGTAACCTGGACATTTTGctaatatctttttattttaccatTCTAAAGTAGAGCATCCAACATTACCCTAACAATGGATCGTTCTCTAGCTTctgcatttaaatgaatacattcacAGGGCCTGAACCCTGGATAGCTGTTGAAGGGAGATCTTCTTTTTAAAGGTGAAATTTACCCCTGCTGTCTCTGACCTATATTTTATATACACTCctgaccactttattaggaccagtACTTAATATCAGGTTGGCCCACCGTTTCCTTTGATCACAGCCTTGATGTTAATATTTCAGACTTAACAAACCTCTCTAgtcttttctgtctgtctgtcactaacCTTTTGTGGCCACAACTGTCTCTCTTGGCAACCACTGTCCCTTTGTTTTGCTCTTGCTGATAGCCCTGCCACCATGACTGTGCTCCCTACTGCGGCACCTGCTTGATGTGCACCCACTGCCATGCCATTTTCAAATGCTGTTAGATCTTTGCCTGTCCCCATTTCTGGTTGGCTGTTTGCAATTATGTTGCTCCCACAGCTTTAAAGTGCTGCAGGGATCACTATAGCAGTCTAATTTCCATCTGTAATACAGAGTGATGCCCAATCCAATAGGGTaaacaggtcctaataaagtagcTAGgtagtgtgtatttaaaaactgttaataaaaGGGGGTGTATAATTAACTCCTAggggaaaacaccagcaggattaaaaTGGAGTTAAAGTGTTAGATCCATCACTGTTTAggttattacatttattaaaggtTGCTTATTGGGTTAAATAcaattgtatatgcattaaaatgttcaagccTACTGTTAAATAGACCAACAGCAGTctaaggctgggaccaaatcaaaacttggACAACCCACGAATCCCAcgtaacaaaactgtatttaataggattttcttttcatgaggagaagaaataagatacttccaaaaacaaaaaaaagaaaagaaaatgctattaaatacagttttgttacgTGGGATTAGCAGGTTgttaaagttttgatttggtcccggCCTTAAATAGGTTATTAATATCAGTccataatttaatgttttaataatttctATTAACAACTTAAGAAAATTAGAACAacttaagaagaagaagagacCTTTTGTCCTATCAGTGCGCGTCCGGTTCCAAGTtactgattgatctcaaaactttgtatAAGGAAGAGTCTCCTACCTTCTGTCCTATATACATGAAATTCCCTCAAGTGCTCTTCATAGTGCATTCATTTAAGCCCCAGTATTcatctggttgctctttgttggcaataaatgtaaaagaaaaaaacaaacttaaaagaaaacttaaaagcaacctaattacattaaatatacagAGCCGCATCATGTAGGAAACTGTAAATCTGAGATTctatttaacagaaaataaataaataaaaatactggccCGTAATGCATACCAAGGCAGCTGTGATCATCAAAGTGCCCTTTTAACCTGCTTCGTCGTGTGACAAACAGTGGGGTGGTTTGAGCTTTGAAGAAAATATTACAAGGGCTTAAAGAATCAGTAAACATAATTAAGTGCATTGCTGTTGAGTTAAACAGTGAGACATAAGAAATAAAGTTGTGTCTTTAAACAGAAAGCGACGGCAGATGTAGAGGCCAAAGCTGTTATTGGCTACCGGCCTAAAGACAACTGGCTCTGGAAgccttgctgttgtttttgttggtgTCAGATAATACTGTGTGGTCTTGGTAGCAGGTTTGTACATTATTTACTTGCAAGAGTAGTACTTCTACCATAATCTATCACTTTAATATGcagcatttttttcagaaatctaAGCTTTCCTTGCAGTAACAAGACCCAAGAGCTTTGCCTTTGAGTATTAAAACACATTGCTTGTTGTCCATGCATGCAAAACCAAACACCAGCCCTTTATGGAATTTGACATGTTGCAACCTGATGTTCCCAAGTGAATTGGTGAAATATGGTACTGCAAGAACCAGAAAAGTAAATCCTTATATTTTTCTGAAAATATGACAAAGAATATTTGTGGGGTCAGAGGATAACTCCATTTTAATGTTtggattttttaaagatttttaatattgtttgcaatcattctcagtgatgttgcttcaatattgagaagcattaatttatttctttagttGGAGAAGGCCTTTTTGCTTGTCCATTATCTGCTTCCTTTCTCAAGATGAAGATGATTAAAAGAATGAATGGTGCCAGACAGTTCCAATAGTCaatgtcaaaaaaacaaacaacttgacaATGCTACTGGCCAATTTGTTAGTAACCTCAAAAAGACACATTCAGGACTGGCCTTCGTTCTCCAGGGACCAGTAGCTTGTCAACATCTTCTGCTGGGTGTAAAGAGGTTTTTGTGTGGAATCAGAGGgggcactgatttaaaaaaagtgcCATTTTATTACAGTGTAACAGGTCTTGTATTTACCAAATTTATGGGTAATTTAAATGTGAGATTTTATTCATTCCATGTTTTGATGGAATCAATAAAgtctgatattcatgaaactgttctggtGTTGGCTAATGGTATGTTTCATGCATCTAATGCATGaacacatacttaaaaaaaaaaaaaaaaaaaagaatcttcaCATGAATATGGttgaaagtgctgtgcaatgcaaTTTATCAGGATTTTACTTGTTCtgcttccaaaaataaaaaaaactaggtAATGCACCCATACTGTTTGTGATATATAGTGAGATATTATCAGGTTCATACTCTGTGAGCTTGTGAATGTTGCTTTTATCAGTATTGGTGCGCCATTAACAGAGCTGTAGTCCCATTGTGACCCTTCAGAATTGGAAATATAACCTTCACAATAATGAACAGATGTGAGGATTTTAaaatggtatattttttttttaggttgcatCTGTCAAGAGTCGTGATTTACAGCATGTGGCATCTAAACTAGGAACTCCATAGATTTGGGTTCCTGGGACGCAAAAATCTATTCTCTTTTTGTTGTTAGGTTCTTAATGAACCCTGTCATTATAAATGAGGGGAAGGATGACTTCAAGATGTTGTCTCGCTACATAAAAGTAACCGTCTAGGCCTGTGCAATTTGGTTTCTCAACTTGTTTTAAATGATTCCTGAAAACTAAATCCAGCTAACTGTAACCCAATTACTGTCCTGCATTCGAATTACATTTTCACCTATGAACATATATTTCCAAGGACAGGTTACAACAAATGTGTaggttcattttattttcaaattagttttattcagattttttcagtaaaattcagttaatacataatacattatgtatttatatatatatattatatatatatatatatagatatatagtaatatattatatatatatatatataaaattttttatTGTACCTAACTTTAcgaaaagtattatatatatatatatatatataatatataatatatatatatatatatatatatataaattaaaattttacttagttttttaaagtttaaatggaATTCAGTAATATGAAGATAATGATATATCTGAGAATGAAAGGGCCTCGTTTATTTTTCTAAAGCTAAACCAAACAGCTGGCTGCTTTTCAGTGTTAAACGAGAGGtaaagggcaggattttcaaaaggtcataaaTGATAACCTGTGTTAATCAGGAAATaattatgtagcattgattttggcattttcaagtggtcaTTATGCCtatcttgttattaaataattgtcctaatttgatttccgaaattatgttgatttatgaaataatgctaatagcttaacaagcagtgcttcttgcgactgttTCTTTCGTTTGAGTGGAAATTTAAATTATAATCCGTGATAATTgccataatttatcaggagttaatttgcacttggaaaaggagggttttgaTTAACGaaacagtatataactcaccttgaaacagaaatttaacagaacGCGGCTGACGATACAGAGAAGGACAGGTTACAagaccagagttaatttcttacagactacctagataattcaatatttgtagctatgaaaatattttaccttttctttacttgtggttatgaaggagatttattcactcgttttaaccatttgtaaccttatggaacgcttgttgtattgctaaaatgatataccgttatttgcacgaagtgtaatgttactaccaagaaattatcaatgcaattgTAGCCTATTGAATTCTGTctatgtacattatatgacaggtggcctctactgtagattttatttgaattatacaactgaaatcttggtatagaaaactaCATGTAATATTAGATATTACAGTAAAGTTTCAGGTCACGCTGAATTTTAAGGGACagttttgtagtttattaactGGTAACAAACAACTaataacatgttaatgtacattatttattttctgttaactgttggttaataatatataataggccagctaaaactgcaaacaccacaaCCTTATGGATGATCAATcgaacaccagagccctatgacTAGTTAATACCCAGTcaatcatatgcttgaaattggTTAAAATTCTTATTGTAATAATGTTTagaaaattaaatcaggttttgattaaccctacccctaaccctaacccttagctaaaaattaacaatgtttgttaacagttaataaactaaaaaatgtcccttaaaataaaacgTGACTAAGTTTCCTTAGGGGTCTTACTGTATATGGTTCCTAAACCTCTCTGTACCATACCAATTGGCTGGTACCCATGGTGTGATCTGTTACCACTGTAGTTTTAAATGACAACACATTTTGATTCATATGTATATGTAGAGGTTCTGTCATAGTACACACCTACAGTTTCACATGTATTTTTATAGGGATGTTGGAGGTATACACAGCTTGGTATGTAGCAACAGTAGCCTATGGGAAGGAGGATGTTATGGTCCTTGAGGACATTTCTGTAGTTATTCAATGTAACCCTCATATGTTTCCATTGAAACTGTTTTTAACATTCTCTTTGGACTCTGCAAAGATATGACAGACACTCACCCAAGGATGGTAAAGACAACCACCAAGGTTCACTAGGAGAACTAAGCGAAAGGattctgctgtttttttcattgtatcCCAAGCATGGGAGCAATTCCTCGTATTCAGCTATTATTGCAGTCCAATTTATAGCCACTCTCTACAGTGTCTCTGGTGACCAATGTTGGTAGTGCATTGCCTTATTCTTCCATCTCAGAGCATTCCTCACAGAGTCCACTTTAGGGATAAAGGGTTTACTGTCATATTCCTTGGATTTGGGTACTTATAAGTTGAACATTGTccattattttaaagcaaaatcaaaatgcaattgagtaaaatgaatttaattaattttcacttCTTTGTTCCTGACAGATGTACTTCAAACTGGCACCCGATAATCAACTTTCCCAAACGTTCCATCAGATACTAGCTCTGGATTTCCTGCTCAGATGGTTTGACCTCAGCATTGCAGTGGAAACTTCCCTCATTTAAAACCcttttacttttttgtgttttttcctcaTGGCCTACCTATTGGTTTCGGCTTTCTTCCTTGCGGTTGTGACACATGGCGCTCCTAAAGAATATTCTCAGCAGGGAAAAGGAGTGCTATTAGACTCCCTGAAACTGCAAGTGGGATTACTCACTAATGAAACTGAGAACTACTCCCCACAGGTCCAACCTCCAGGGACAAACCGAAGAATACCTCAAAGTATTATCATTGGGGTTCGCAAAGGAGGGACCAGAGCCTTGCTAGAAATGTTGGACATCCATCCTGAGATTGTAGTGGCCACCACCGAGGTTCATTTCTTTGACTGGGATGAGAACTACATGAAAGGATTCGAATGGTACAAGAACCTGATGCCTTTTTCTTACGAAAACCAAATCACAGTGGAGAAGACACCAGGCTACTTCACTTCATCCCTGTCCCCGGAGAGGATTCACAAGATGAACAGCTCCATAAAACTTCTGCTGATTCTGAGGGATCCCACAGAAAGAGTAATATCTGACTACACACAGGTCTATTACAACCGATTGGAAAATCAGAAACCTGTCCAGGTAATTGAAGAGATTGTGATTCGGAACGGGGCgctgaacacaaaatacaaggcGATTCAGAGGAGTCTCTATGATGTCCATATGGAGAACTGGCTGAAATATTTCCCCTTGGACCAAATTCATATTGTAGATGGGGACACCCTGATTAGAGACCCGCTACCAGAATTACAAAAAGTGGAAAAGTTCCTCAATCTGCGCCCCAGGATAATGTCTTCAAACTTCTACTTCAATCAAACCAAGGGGTTTTACTGCATCCGGAGTGATGGGCGGGAGAGATGTTTGCATGAGTCCAAAGGTCGTCCCCATCCTATGGTGAACAGTACCGTGCTGGAGCAGCTCCAAGCCTACTTCAAAGACCACA
Protein-coding sequences here:
- the LOC121321605 gene encoding heparan sulfate glucosamine 3-O-sulfotransferase 1-like produces the protein MAYLLVSAFFLAVVTHGAPKEYSQQGKGVLLDSLKLQVGLLTNETENYSPQVQPPGTNRRIPQSIIIGVRKGGTRALLEMLDIHPEIVVATTEVHFFDWDENYMKGFEWYKNLMPFSYENQITVEKTPGYFTSSLSPERIHKMNSSIKLLLILRDPTERVISDYTQVYYNRLENQKPVQVIEEIVIRNGALNTKYKAIQRSLYDVHMENWLKYFPLDQIHIVDGDTLIRDPLPELQKVEKFLNLRPRIMSSNFYFNQTKGFYCIRSDGRERCLHESKGRPHPMVNSTVLEQLQAYFKDHNQNFYRMVNRSFDWH